Proteins from a genomic interval of Zingiber officinale cultivar Zhangliang chromosome 1B, Zo_v1.1, whole genome shotgun sequence:
- the LOC121983027 gene encoding isoprenyl transferase-like codes for MLSYSSVHLASPFNHHQTILSSSPRRGLIPNDSSASFSYRPRPSPSLTSSLSPVAALPAGSSATTLVDEAEQEAAPSLPSPLKRELLPGHVAIIMDGNSRWARARGMPTSAGHEAGYQVLKKILELSYKWGIRTLTVFAFSAENWNRPKVEVDFLLMLFERVLKEGIEDFMRVGIRICLIGDSTELPESLQKLSKEVTEATKNNTKLDFIVAISYSGRRDITQACKSIAEKVKHGLIEPADITESLVAQELETNRIVELPYPDLLIRTSGELRLSNFLLWQSAYSELFFTDTRWPDFAEADYIEALTCYQSRQRRFGQRI; via the exons ATGCTATCTTATTCTTCTGTTCACCTCGCTTCCCCTTTCAACCATCACCAAACAATCCTCTCCAGTTCTCCTCGTAGAGGATTGATACCAAACGACTCGTCCGCTTCCTTTTCCTACCGCCCTCGCCCCTCTCCTTCTCTGACCTCCTCCCTTTCCCCCGTCGCCGCGCTTCCGGCCGGCTCGTCTGCAACAACGCTCGTAGACGAGGCGGAGCAAGAAGCAGCTCCTTCGCTTCCGTCCCCCCTGAAGCGGGAGTTGCTTCCCGGCCACGTGGCCATCATAATGGACGGAAACTCGAGGTGGGCCCGAGCAAGGGGGATGCCGACGTCGGCGGGGCACGAGGCTGGCTACCAAGTCCTCAAGAAAATCCTGGAGCTCTCCTATAAGTGGGGGATTCGAACGCTCACCGTCTTCGCCTTCTCTGCCGAGAACTGGAACCGCCCCAAG GTGGAGGTCGATTTCCTGCTGATGCTGTTCGAGAGAGTGCTGAAGGAGGGCATTGAAGATTTTATGAG GGTAGGAATTCGGATATGCTTAATTGGCGACTCTACAGAACTCCCAGAATCTCTACAGAAGCTAAGCAAAGAAGTAACAGAGGCGACTAAGAACAACACAAAGCTTGATTTCATTGTGGCAATCAGTTACAGTGGGCGAAGGGACATAACACAAGCATGCAAAAGCATTGCAGAGAAGGTGAAACATGGTTTGATTGAGCCTGCAGACATCACAGAGTCACTTGTTGCTCAAGAGCTCGAGACAAACCGCATTGTTGAGCTTCCTTATCCAGACCTACTTATCCGAACAAGCGGTGAGCTGCGGCTCAGTAACTTCTTGCTGTGGCAATCTGCATACAGTGAGCTTTTCTTCACAGATACACGTTGGCCTGACTTCGCGGAGGCGGACTATATCGAGGCATTGACCTGTTACCAAAGTAGGCAGAGGCGCTTCGGCCAACGTATATAA